The Syntrophorhabdaceae bacterium nucleotide sequence GCCTCGTCCTTATTAAGCGTTTCGAGACCGACGCTATCCGGTCCGGAGATAAAACTATTGTCGAGACCATTGATGATCTCGGCAAGCCTTCCACCGTCAGGCGCCATGCTGACCCCGTAGCAATAGCGTTTTTCTTCACCAAGGGTAGTGTGCCTGCAGAAGCAGGCTATACGTACGATGGAATTGACAAAGCCAAAGATCTGTTCGATCTCTTCGATGGGTACTACCTGCCCGAAGTGGATCCTTTTCATCTTCCGGGTGATAATGCGGCTTATCAGGCTTCTTATGAGCCCCGGCACTCTGGCGAGACGATCGATCCTCCGGACGCTCCGCGCGGTTGATTCGGGGTGTGAGATAAAGTCTTCGATGAATCTGCGACGGCGGATATCGCTCAACAGGTCATCAGAATAGTTCTTTGCCTGCAGGTACCATTTTTCCCCTTCACCGTGTTTCAGACAGAATTCACACATCCCTTTATCCTTATGCTGTTCATTCTCCTGCCACTACGGCGAGTTGTCAAGAGGAAAAACAGTCTATAGTGGAACATCGGCAAGTCGTTAGTCGTATCACTTTTTACTGGATGGCGAACAGAAGGGACGGGCAGCGGGAAAAGCTACCAGCAATGGATAGAAATCTGGTATAATCCTAAGTAAAGTATGCAATCAAAGAGGAGGGAGTGTTCGTGAGAATAGGTGCCTTTCAATTACGCGACCCGGTTCCGGAGTGCAGTGAATCCTTTGTCCTGGTCACTCTCCACCCCTGGATAGACGTCAACAACGTCGGCAGCCTGGTCCTGGACGAATTGGAGGCGCAATTCGGGGCCGTAGAACTGGGAAGGTTGTCCACACCGGGTCACTTCTACGATTTCACACGGTACCGGCCTACTATCCACCTCGAAGAGGGCATCCGCGACCTCTCCATCCCCAATACCGCAATCCGCTATGCGAGAAGGGAAGGGCAGAGCGATCTTCTCCTGATCCGCCTCCTGGAGCCTCATGCCCATGCAGAGCTCTATGTCAGTTCTGTCCTGAAACTCCTCAAAACGTTCAAGGCGAGGAAATATATCCTCCTGGGAAGCATGTATGATACGGTACCCCACACCAGACCTTTACTCGTCAGCGGATATGGAATGGGAGAAAAGGCGCTTGAAGACGTGAGGAGGGCCGGGGTGCTGCCCATCACGTATAACGGTCCTTCGTCCATCGCGAACCTGATCACGAAAAAGGCGGCAGAGTCCGGGATTGAGACGACCGTATTCATCGTCTCCCTGCCGCAGTACGTTGTACTGGAAGAGGATTACATGGGGAAGGTGAGGCTTATGGAGATATTGAATATGCTTTATGGCATACCTGTTAATAAAGAGGATTTTGACAGGGGCCTTAAGCAGCGCAGCCTGATCAGTAAGAGGGTGGAGAACTCTCCTGAGGTTACCATGCTCCTGCCGCAGCTTGAAAGCATATATGACATGCGGATAAAGGCGATGGAGGAAGAGGGGACCCCGCACCTCACCCCCGAGATGGAAGAGATGTTCTGGAAGACGATGGGGAAGGATATAGGGAAGGCATAGCTGCCTGCTTAAGATAAACTGCCGGTGCAACATGAAAAAGGGCAAGGCAAAGTGGAACCTATACAAAAAAAGGAGGTTGTCATGAGATCACGCATCAGGCGGTTGTTGTTTGTTGCATTGTTTCTTGCCTCAATAAGTTCCCCTGTTTTCTGTGCCGAGACAAAGACTGACACGACGAGGCAGACGAGGCAAACCATCAAGCCGAGAACCGACAGTACTCCCGTGAAATCAGTACCTGATATACCCGCTGCAAAGAAGGTTTCCGTTCCCGACGCGGTGAAATACGGCACCCTTTCGTTGATGAAGCCCAAAAGCGGCGATCACTTCACCCAGGGGAACGATGTGATGATAGAATGGTCGAAAAAGGGGAACATCCCGAGCGGGTGTTTCCGGATAGGCCTCATCAAGGACGGTGCAGAGGTCCTGCAGATCACCCCGTCGGTCTGTGTGAATGGTTATAAATGGAAGATCCCCGTGGATATATGGGGT carries:
- a CDS encoding PAC2 family protein — protein: MFVRIGAFQLRDPVPECSESFVLVTLHPWIDVNNVGSLVLDELEAQFGAVELGRLSTPGHFYDFTRYRPTIHLEEGIRDLSIPNTAIRYARREGQSDLLLIRLLEPHAHAELYVSSVLKLLKTFKARKYILLGSMYDTVPHTRPLLVSGYGMGEKALEDVRRAGVLPITYNGPSSIANLITKKAAESGIETTVFIVSLPQYVVLEEDYMGKVRLMEILNMLYGIPVNKEDFDRGLKQRSLISKRVENSPEVTMLLPQLESIYDMRIKAMEEEGTPHLTPEMEEMFWKTMGKDIGKA